The stretch of DNA ACTTTGATCGCTTCGCAATTGGCCCAGGAAGGTTTAGAGGTGGTAAGAAATAAGCGGGATGTCAATTGGCTGCAAGGCGGGACTTGGAATACCAGTTCCACCACCGGTTCCCACTTGGATATCATCCAGGCAGCTGCCAATTATATTTACACAGTCGATGCTTATACCGGCGCGATCGACAATACCTTGACCAGCGGCATTAATGATTCATTGGCTAAATTGTATCTGAATGCCGGCGGTTTTTATACCCACGCGATTACGGCCACGACGACAGCCTTTTCCCGCATCATAACAGTGGGCAACGAAAGCGCGGCCTCGACTTCGGTCACCTGCCTGGTGCAATGGAAAAAGGGCACCAATACTTATAATTTTTCCGCCCAAACAGTTTTGTATAATTGGAAATGATTAGTTTCACATAACACATATCACATAACACATAACAATCAGAAAATGTTACGTGCTATGTGCTATGTGTTACGTGCTATGTGTTATGTATCACCAGCGAAAAATACGAAATACGAAATACCGAATACCAAATACAATCATGGCTGATCATGCCGGCGTCACTCTGCTCGAGCTGACCGTTTCCGTATTTTTGTTCTCCTTGACCATTATTTTGGCCGCGGGAATTTTTGAAACAGTCATCAATAGCCAGCGCATAGCAGTCATCTCGGAAGATCTGCAGGAAAATATCCGTTATGATTTTGAAAGAATGGGCAAGGAAATAAGAACGGCGCAGAAAACCACCGTCAGCAATCCTTGTGTTCCTTCCGGCAATATTTATTGGGTTGACGGCGGCGGCAGCCAGCTGGAATTTTTGAATTATCACGGCGTGTGCGTTAAATATTATCTTAATAACGGCCAGCTTTATGTTTCTTATCCCTATTCCGACGATAATATTTTGAAAAACGGTTTGCCGCTGACGCCCAAAGGGATAACGGTCAGTAAATTGGTTTTCCGGATAGTTGATAGCGCGCCGCTGGTTCAGGCGGCTGTCGCGGTAAGGATGCATCTTTCCGTCAGCGTCAAAGGCGCGCCGGTCGAGCAAATCGACATGGAAACCGCCCTGTCATCAAGATCATATCAATAGCACGCAACCCGTAACTCATAACTCGTAACTCGTAACACGTAACACATAACACATAACATGAAATGAACTTTCACGACTCGCTAAAATTAAAAATTCACCTTTTTGTCAATGACGTTTACAAAATAACAAAAAATTTCCCCCGTGATGAATTGTATGGAGTAACTTCACAGTTAAGAAGAGCGGCATTATCGATCATTTTGAATTATATTGAAGGTTTCGCCAGAAGAAGAGGCGAGGGATGTAAAATTTATAACAATTTTTTGGATATATCATTCGGATCCTTGAAGGAAGCAAAATATTTAATTTATTTTTCGTATACGCAAAATTATCTGGATGAAAATACTTATAAAAAAATATTGGCTCAAGCCGATGAAATCGGGGCTATGCTTTTTAAAGTGAATAACTAAAATCATAACATGTTATGTGTTATGTGTTATGTGTTATGTTTTGTAAGCGTAAAACACCAAATACTAAATACTCCCTCAACAAGGTTCGGGGCAGGCAAATACCAAACACCTTTAAGGCCGGGACGGCTTTGCTGATGACCATCTTGATTTTAAACAGCATCCTTTTGATATCCTTGGCCGCCGCCAAGCTGATCGTCACCGGCGTAAAAGAAGGCGGCACGCAAGCCCGATCCACCAAAGCTTATTTTGCCGCCGAAGCCGGCGCCGAAAGGATGCTTTACGAATATCGCCAGGGAAGCAATACTTGCGGTGTCCCCGGCTATGCCACCTCTACTTGTTCATTCGTGGAAACTTTGTCTGATGGCAGCTCCTATCTGGTTTATTGGAAAAGCGGCGATTACGATTTTGGCAATACTTTGGTTTTTGTTTCGGTCGGAACTTATCCCCAGACCAATGGCTTAAAGAGAAGCGTGGAATTGGATTTTGATTATTAACGGAATCATAAAGGGACTGGAATGCCCTCAATTATATTATTGTTACATTGCTACATTGTTAAATTGTTATTTTTTTAAATCGTTACGCAACAATGCAACAATTTAGCAATGTAGCAATTCCATTTCCGCCCCTTGTTTTATTCTTCCAGGAGTATTATAATTAAAAGCAGATTATTATTCATAAATCATAAAAAAGACTATGAAAATCACCAAAACCAGTATTGTGCTGATCGTTTTGATCGTGTGGGCCGTTTTTTCGATCGGCTACGTCGGTTGGAACAGCTGGAACAATTTTAAAGTGAAGCAGATGACAGTTGCGGCTAATCAAGGCTATTCCCAGGCCATTGTGGATGTCGCGACCGCCGCTGAAAAATGCGCCAGCGGAGGCGTTCCTTTGAATGTCGGCACGGATAAGGACGGCAAAACTATCACGGTGACGATTGTTGGCGTTTCCTGCCTCCAGCAGGCTCAAGCCGCCCAGACTCCGGCCGCGGCCACCCCGGCTACGCCGAAAAAATAAGCTAAATCTGATTTGATCTATTAAAAAAGCCGCTGGAAATTCCGGCGGTTTTTTGATAAGATGTTCATAGCACTATTAGAGTTGGGTATATAATGCGAATACAACGAATTGTACACGAATACTACGAACAATTTTTAATTCCCCTCTCGAGAGGGGTGGCCGCGCCGCGCGGACGGGGTGTGTTATTCGGTTCGTAGTTTTCGCGGTATTCGCTCATAATTCGCATTATTCGCGTTATAAAATTTATGACTAAGCAGGAAATCAAAGCCCGAATTGCCAAACTCCGCGACCAGGTTAATTATTACCGCTACCAGTATCACGTCTACGACCGTTCGGAAATTTCCGACGCGGCTTTGGATTCGCTCAAAAATGAATTGCAGAAACTGGAGCAGGCCAATCCCGAATTCATCACGCCGGATTCTCCGACCCAGCGGGTGGGCGGCGAGCCTTTGGATAAATTTAAAAAATTCCGCCATGAATACCGGATGTATTCGCTGTTTGATTCTTTCAATGAGCAGGATGTGCGCGATTGGCAGGACCGCAACATGAAAATTCTTCTTAGTTCCCCCCTCCTTTCTAAGGAGGGGTTGGGGGGTGGTTCTGGACCGCAATATTTCATTGAATTGAAAGTTGATGGTTTGGCCATGAGTTTGAAATATGACCGGGGCTTGTTCACGGTCGGCGCAACTCGCGGTGATGGCGAAACCGGCGAAGATGTGACGCAAAATATCAAGACCATCGAAAGCGTGCCGTTGTCTTTGCGGATTCCCGAAGCCGGCGAATTAAAAAAAATCGGATTATCGGAAGCCGAGGCGAAAAAGATGATCGGCGCGGCGCAAACGGGAAAAATCTATGTCCGCGGCGAAGTGGTGATGACCAAAAAGACTTTTGCCAAGCTGAACAAAAAATATGAACAAGCGGGCAAACCGCTCTTGGCTAATCCGCGGAACGGCGCGGCCGGTTCAATCCGCCAGCTTGATCCGAAGATTACCGCCGAGCGGGAACTTGATTTTTACGCTTATGAAATTTTGGGCGATCTTAGCTTAACTAAGCAGAGTCAGAAACGGGAAGTCTTGAAATTATTGGGCTTTAAAGTGATCGCGGAAAATCGGGTTTGCCAGAATTTGGAGGAAGTTTTTGCTTTTTATAAAGAGATCGGGGCCAAGCGGGAAAAATTGCCGTTCGAGATCGACGGCACAGTCGTCAAAGTCAATGATCTGGCGCTTTGGGATATTTTGGGCATGGTCGGCAAAGGCCCGCGCTATATGATGGCTTTCAAATTTCCGGCGATGCAAGTTACGACGCGAGTGAAAAATGTCGTCTGGCAGGTCGGACGAACCGGAATATTGACTCCGGTGGCGGAATTGGAAGCGGCTGAAGTCGGCGGCGTGACCGTCACGCATGCGACGCTGCATAATTTCGATGAGATCGGGCGGCTGGGTTTGAAAATAGGGGACACGGTGATGATCGAGCGCGCCGGCGACGTGATCCCGAAAGTCGTCCAGGTTTTGCCAAAATTGCGGACCGGCAATGAGAAAAAAATTAGCGTGCCGAAGATCTGCCCGATGTGCGGCAGTAAAGTCGAACAGGTAAAAGGCGAAGTCGCTTATCGCTGCGTCAGCCGCGATTGCTACGCGGTTACCTTGCGCGGCCTGATCCATTTTGTTTCCAAAAATGCCGCCGATATCGAAGGCTTGGGCAAAAAGATCGTCGAGCAATTAGAAGAAGAAGGTTTGGTTTCCGATATCGCTGATTTTTATTCATTGACCGAAGGCGATTTAAAACCCTTGGAGCGTTTTGCCGAAAAAAAAGCGCAGAACATCATCGAGTCGATCAATGCCCGCCGAGTTTTGGATCTCTCTAGATTTATTTATGGTTTGGGTATCCGCCACGTCGGCGAAGAAACCGCCATCACTTTAGCAAAAAATTTTTTAAATTCCCCTCCTTTCCAAGGAGGGGATAGGGGTGGTTTGCCGAAAAATAAGATTTTTATAAAAAACGTTGTCGAATATTTTAGTAAATTATCTTTAGAAGATATCCAAAATATGCCAGATGTCGGTCCGATCGTCGCCGAAAGCATCAAGGAATGGTTTGGCAATAAGAAAAATTTGAAAGTTTTGGAAAAACTGGAAGAAAACAGGGTTAGCTTAAAAAGCGAAGCGCGATTAGCATCCGCCTCGGGCGGGCCTTTGGCGGGAAAAACGTTTGTTTTAACCGGCACAATGGCCAAATTGACAAGAGATGAAGCGAAAGATAAGATAAGAGAATTAGGCGGAGAAGTTTCCGAATCAGTCAGTAAAAAAACCGATTATGTCGTCGTCGGCGAAGAGCCGGGAAGCAAGCGCGACAAAGCGATCAAGCTCGGAGTTAAGATTTTAAATGAAGAAGAATTTTTGAAGATGGTTAAGTGAATTTTTTCGTAACCCGTAACTCATAACTCGTAACGCCGAAAAGTCGTTGCGAAAAAGAGTTACGCGTTATGAGTTACGCGTTATGAGTTTGAGTAAAGATGAAGTAAAAAAAGTCGCGGCACTCGCTCGCTTAGAGTTGACCGAAGAAGAGATCGATGTTTTAACGCCGCAGCTTGGTAATATTTTAGGTTACATCGATCAATTAAAAGAAGTCGATACGACCAACACTGAACCGACCGCCCAAGTCACCGGCTTGTCGGATGTTTTTCGCGCTGACGAATATGAAGATTGGGATAAGTCCGAAGTCGCTGCCGCCCTCGCGCAATCGCCGGCCGGCCTGGAAGGCAACCAGATCAAAGTAAAAAAAGTTTTGGAACAAGATTAATTTTTGTCATTGCGAGGAGTTCCGCCTCGGAACGACGTGGCAATCTCGCGCCTCGCGTTTTTCTTCTTTTGTCATCCTGCCTGTCCGCCTTGGGAGGGAGCGCCGCGCGAAGGATCTATCAGCCGAGAAGTTATTAAAACACAATCAAACATTAGAACGGATATGCGTAGGAAATATCGTTTCCCCTGTTAAAAATTATGCCGAAGAAGTTCGGAGGTTATACAAAATAGATCCTTCGCCTGCGCCAGGGGCTCCGGCTCAGGATGACAAATATTTTTATGAAATTAAATGAGTTAACTATAAAACAAGCGATTGAAAAATTGGACTCGGGTGAAACAACCTCGGTTGATTTAACTCGCGCTTGTTTGGATCGGATTAAGGAAATTGACGATAAAGTTAAAGCGCTCTTAACGGTTTGTGAGAAAGAGGCAATGGAAGAAGCTGAAGCGGCTGACGCTCGCCGCGCGAAAGGGGAGAGGGGCGGCTTGCTTGGCATTCCTTATATCGCTAAGGATAATATTTTGACTCGCGGCGTGCGTACTACGGCAGCTTCCAAAATTCTGGAAAATTATATCGCGCCGTTTGACGCGACGATAATCGAAAAATTGCGCAAGGCTGGCGCGGTGCTTTTGGGTAAAGCCAATCTGGATGAATTCGCCCATGGCGCGTCCACGGAAAATAGCGCTTATGGCCCGACGCACAATCCTTGGGATCTGGAAAGAGTTCCGGGCGGATCATCGGGCGGACCGGCCGCGGCCGTGGCGGCGGATATGTGTCTTTTCGCTTTAGGCACTGATACTGGTGGATCGATTCGTTGCCCGTCCGCGTTTTGCGGCGTAACCGGAATCAAACCGACCTATGGCCGGTCTTCGCGTTTTGGTCTGATGGCTATGACTTCTTCGACTGACGTTCCCGGCCCGATCACCAAGACCGTGGAAGATGCTGCCCATGTGTTGGAAATTATTGCCGGCCGCGACGGCCGCGACGCGTCAACGGTTGGCGAAAAAGTTCCCGAGTATGCGAAAAATTTCAAGATAGATTTTAAAAATATCAAGATCGGGATTTTCGATGGTTTTTTCAGTGAAGGCGTGGACAGCGAAGTGAAAAAATCCGTCGAGGCGGCGATCGAGAAATTTAAGTCTCTGGGCGCGGTTACCGTGCCGGTCAGCTTGCCTCATATCAAATATGCCATTCCGGTTTATTATATCATCACGCCGTCGGAAATTTCCTCCAACCTGGCGCGCTTTGACGGAATCAAATACGGTTTTTCCGATAAGGAAGCAAAAAATCTTTTGGAAGTTTATACTAAATCCCGCGGCAAGGGTTTTGGCAGCGAAGCCAAGCGCCGCATCATGCTCGGCACTTATGCTCTGTCAGCAGGTTACAGAGACGCTTATTATCTTCAGGCGCAAAAAGTCCGCACAAAAATAAAAGAAGAGCTTGATTATGAATTGTCGCGC from Patescibacteria group bacterium encodes:
- a CDS encoding four helix bundle protein, whose product is MNFHDSLKLKIHLFVNDVYKITKNFPRDELYGVTSQLRRAALSIILNYIEGFARRRGEGCKIYNNFLDISFGSLKEAKYLIYFSYTQNYLDENTYKKILAQADEIGAMLFKVNN
- the ligA gene encoding NAD-dependent DNA ligase LigA, translated to MTKQEIKARIAKLRDQVNYYRYQYHVYDRSEISDAALDSLKNELQKLEQANPEFITPDSPTQRVGGEPLDKFKKFRHEYRMYSLFDSFNEQDVRDWQDRNMKILLSSPLLSKEGLGGGSGPQYFIELKVDGLAMSLKYDRGLFTVGATRGDGETGEDVTQNIKTIESVPLSLRIPEAGELKKIGLSEAEAKKMIGAAQTGKIYVRGEVVMTKKTFAKLNKKYEQAGKPLLANPRNGAAGSIRQLDPKITAERELDFYAYEILGDLSLTKQSQKREVLKLLGFKVIAENRVCQNLEEVFAFYKEIGAKREKLPFEIDGTVVKVNDLALWDILGMVGKGPRYMMAFKFPAMQVTTRVKNVVWQVGRTGILTPVAELEAAEVGGVTVTHATLHNFDEIGRLGLKIGDTVMIERAGDVIPKVVQVLPKLRTGNEKKISVPKICPMCGSKVEQVKGEVAYRCVSRDCYAVTLRGLIHFVSKNAADIEGLGKKIVEQLEEEGLVSDIADFYSLTEGDLKPLERFAEKKAQNIIESINARRVLDLSRFIYGLGIRHVGEETAITLAKNFLNSPPFQGGDRGGLPKNKIFIKNVVEYFSKLSLEDIQNMPDVGPIVAESIKEWFGNKKNLKVLEKLEENRVSLKSEARLASASGGPLAGKTFVLTGTMAKLTRDEAKDKIRELGGEVSESVSKKTDYVVVGEEPGSKRDKAIKLGVKILNEEEFLKMVK
- the gatA gene encoding Asp-tRNA(Asn)/Glu-tRNA(Gln) amidotransferase subunit GatA is translated as MKLNELTIKQAIEKLDSGETTSVDLTRACLDRIKEIDDKVKALLTVCEKEAMEEAEAADARRAKGERGGLLGIPYIAKDNILTRGVRTTAASKILENYIAPFDATIIEKLRKAGAVLLGKANLDEFAHGASTENSAYGPTHNPWDLERVPGGSSGGPAAAVAADMCLFALGTDTGGSIRCPSAFCGVTGIKPTYGRSSRFGLMAMTSSTDVPGPITKTVEDAAHVLEIIAGRDGRDASTVGEKVPEYAKNFKIDFKNIKIGIFDGFFSEGVDSEVKKSVEAAIEKFKSLGAVTVPVSLPHIKYAIPVYYIITPSEISSNLARFDGIKYGFSDKEAKNLLEVYTKSRGKGFGSEAKRRIMLGTYALSAGYRDAYYLQAQKVRTKIKEELDYELSRVDFILTPTQPTPAFKIGENATDPLKMYLEDIFVSGPSLAGLPAISIPCGFANGLPVGMQ
- the gatC gene encoding Asp-tRNA(Asn)/Glu-tRNA(Gln) amidotransferase subunit GatC, producing the protein MSLSKDEVKKVAALARLELTEEEIDVLTPQLGNILGYIDQLKEVDTTNTEPTAQVTGLSDVFRADEYEDWDKSEVAAALAQSPAGLEGNQIKVKKVLEQD